The genomic region CCGTACTGCTCATCTCCTGCAAATTCAGATGCACCGCCGGGAACGCCTGGCGAAAGGCGAAGATCGCCTGTGGGATGCTGGAGTTGAACGGCGCGGAAGAGGTGAAGCCAATCTTCAACTCCCCCAGCTCCCCCAACTGCGCCCGACGCGCCACGTCCGCCGCTTTATCCACCTGCGCCAGCACCAACCGCGCCTCTTGCAGGAACAACCGGCCCGCCTCGCTCAGCTCGACCCGACGATTGGTACGCTCGAACAACCGCGCCCCAATCTCCTGCTCCAGCGCCTGGATCTGCTGGCTCAGCGGCGGTTGGGAGATGCCCAGCACTTGCGCGGCGCGGCCAAAGTGCAGCTCTTCAGCCACGGCGATGAAGTAACGCAGGTGGCGCAATTCCATGAAAACCTCATTAGGTCGTAAAAGCTCTTAAACAGGTCGAACAATATATTGGAAAGAATCATTAGCGAGCTATATTCTTTTTTGCATTGCCAGCCCTGGCAGTCTTTCCTCCCCGAGGTCCCGCGTGAAATCTGCTGTCGCTCCGCTTGCTCAAGAAGTACCGCCCACCGCCCTCGATGAAGTGGTGGCACAGCTCAACGAGCAGTACATCGAAAAAGGCACCCCGATGTTCATGCGCACGGTGCTGGCGCTGTTTTCCGGCGGTTTCGCCACCTTTGCCCTGCTCTACTGCGTGCAGCCGATGATGCCGGCGCTGTCCCACGAATTTTCCATCAATGCCGCACAAAGCAGCCTGATTCTCTCGGTGGCCACCGGCATGCTCGCCATTGGCCTGCTGATCACCGGGCCGATTTCCGACACCTTTGGGCGCAAGCCGGTCATGGTTGCCGCGCTGTTCTGCGCCGCGCTGTGCACCATCGCCAGCGGCCTGATGCCGAGCTGGGAAGGCATCCTGCTGATGCGTGCACTGGTGGGCCTGTCCCTCAGCGGGCTGGCGGCGGTGGCCATGACCTACCTGAGCGAAGAGATCCACCCGCAACACATCGGCCTCGCCATGGGCCTGTATATCGGCGGTAACGCCATCGGTGGCATGAGCGGGCGCTTGATCATCGGCGTGCTGATCGACTTCGTCAGCTGGCACACGGCGATGCTGATCATCGGCGCCCTGGCACTGATCGCGGCCACGGTGTTCTGGAAGATCCTCCCCGAATCGCGCAACTTCCGCGCCAGCACCCTGCACCCGCGCAGCCTGGTGGACGGCTTCACCATGCACTTCAAGGACGCCGGCCTGCCGTGGCTGTTCCTCGAAGCCTTCGTGCTGATGGGCGCCTTTGTGACGATGTTCAACTACATCGGCTACCGCTTGCTGGCTGACCCGTACGATTTGAGCCAGGCTGTGGTAGGCCTGCTGTCGCTGGTCTACCTCTCGGGTATCTACAGCTCGGCGAAAATCGGCTCCCTGGCCGACCGCCTGGGCCGTCGCCGCGTGCTCTGGGGCACCATCGTGCTGATGCTCGGCGGCATCGCCCTGACGCTGTTTACCCCGCTGTGGCTGGTAGTGCCAGGCATGCTGATCTTCACCTTCGGCTTCTTTGGCGCCCACTCGGTGGCCAGCAGCTGGATCGGCCGCCGCGCACTGAAAGCCAAGGGCCAGGCGTCGTCGCTGTACCTGTTCAGTTATTACGTCGGGTCGAGTATTGCGGGGACGGCGGGTGGTTTCTTCTGGCACTACGCCGGGTGGAACGGAATTGGCGGGTTTATCGTTGCACTGTTGATCGTCGCGTTGCTGGTGGCGTTGAAGCTGGCGAAGTTGCCACCGTTGCAGGAAGCTAAGGCTTAACCACCGCTCACAAAAAAGCCCGGCATCTGCCGGGCTTTTTCATTGCCGCGCGATCACTCGTGATACTGCGCCGACAACTCGTGAACCGCCCGCAGGAACGCGCCTGCGTGCTCTGGATCAACTTCCGGGGTGATGCCATGGCCGAGGTTGAATACGTGACCGCTGCCTTTGCCGTAGCTGGCGAGGATGCGGCCCACTTCAGTACGGATGGCTTCCGGCTTGGCGTACAGCACGGTGGGGTCCATGTTGCCTTGCAGCGCGACCTTGCTGCCCACGCGGCGACGGGCTTCGCCGATGTCGCAGGTCCAGTCCAGGCCGAGCGCGTCGGCGCCGGCGTCGGCGATTCTTTCCAGCCACAGGCCGCCGCCCTTGGTGAACAGAATGACCGGCACTTTGCGGCCTTCGTGTTCGCGGATCAGGCCGCTGACGATTTTGCGCATGTAGGCCAGGGAGAATTCCTGATACGCCGCCGCCGACAGGTTGCCGCCCCAGGTATCGAAGATCTGCACCGCTTGGGCGCCGGCCATGATCTGGCCGTTCAGGTACGAGGTGACCGACTGCGCCAGCTTGTCCAGCAGCAGGTGCATGGCTTGCGGGTTGTCGTACAGCATGGCCTTGGTCTTGCGGAAGTCTTTCGACGAGCCGCCTTCGACCATGTAGGTGGCCAGGGTCCACGGGCTGCCGGAGAAGCCGATCAGCGGCACGCGGCCATTGAGCTCGCGGCGGATGGTGCTGACCGCGTCCATGACGTAGCCCAGGTCCTTGTGGGGATCGGGGATCGGCAGGGCTTCGATATCGGCCAGGGTGCTGACGACTTTCTTGAAACGCGGGCCTTCGCCGGTTTCGAAGTACAGGCCTTGGCCCATGGCGTCAGGGATGGTCAGGATATCGGAGAACAGGATGGCCGCATCCAGCTGTGGATAGCGGTCCAGCGGTTGCATCGTGACTTCGCAGGCGAACTCCGGGTTCATGCACAGGCTCATGAAGTCGCCGGCGTGGGCGCGACTGGCGCGGTATTCCGGCAGGTAGCGACCGGCCTGGCGCATCATCCACACAGGGGTGACGTCCACGGGTTGCTTGAGCAGGGCACGAAGGAAACGGTCGTTCTTGAGGGCAGTCATGTCGGCATCCGCAAAAAAAGTGCGGGCATTTTCTCAGAGCGCGACGCAAAAGGCACGGCAAGAGCCGTGCCTTTTGTCTATCGGGTCAATTTGTCGCGGATATGAAAGCGCCACAAAACAAATGTGGGAGCGGGCTTGCTCGCGAAAGCGGTGGGTCAGCCAACACATCTGGTGACTGATATACCGCATTCGCGAGCAAGCCCGCTCCCACATTTTGATCCCATTTCAATCCGGGATCGGGGTCAGACCTGCAGGTAATCCAGGATCCCTTCGGCGGCGTTGCGGCCTTCGAAGATGGCCGTCACTACCAGGTCAGAACCGCGCACCATGTCGCCACCGGCGAAGATTTTCGGGTTGCTGGTCTGGTGTTTGTACTGGCCTTGTTCCGGGGCTACAACGCGGCCCTGGCTGTCGGTCTGGATCTCGAACTGCTCGAACCACGGCGCCGGGCTTGGGCGGAAACCGAAGGCGATGACCACGGCGTCTGCCGGGATGATCTCTTCGGAACCCGGGATCGGCTCAGGGCTGCGACGGCCACGGGCGTCCGGTTCGCCGAGACGGGTCTCGACCACTTTCACGCCTTCGACACGGTCCTCGCCAACGATAGCGATCGGCTGGCGGTTGTAGAGGAATTTCACGCCTTCTTCCTTGGCGTTCTTCACCTCTTTGCGCGAGCCCGGCATGTTGGCTTCGTCACGACGGTAGGCACAGGTCACCGACTTGGCACCCTGGCGAATCGAAGTACGGTTGCAGTCCATCGCGGTGTCACCACCGCCCAGCACCACGACCTTCTTGCCTTTCATGTCGACGAAATCTTCCGGCGACTTTTCAAAGCCCAGGTTGCGGTTGACGTTGGCGATCAGGAAGTCCAAAGCGTCGTACACGCCCGGCAGGTCCTCACCGGCAAAGCCGCCCTTCATGTAGGTGTAGGTGCCCATGCCCATGAACACGGCATCGTATTCTTCAAGCAGTTGCTCCATGGTCACGTCCTTGCCGATTTCGGTATTGAGGCGGAACTCGATACCCATGCCGGTGAAGACTTCGCGACGATGGCTCAGTACGGTTTTTTCCAGCTTGAACTCGGGGATGCCGAAGGTCAGCAGACCGCCGATTTCCGGGTTCTTGTCGAACACCACCGGGGTTACGCCGCCACGTACCAGCACGTCGGCACAGCCCAGGCCCGCAGGGCCCGCGCCGATGATCGCGACGCGCTTGCCGGTCGGCTTGACCTTGGACATGTCCGGGCGCCAGCCCATGGCGAACGCGGTGTCGGTGATGTACTTCTCCACCGAACCGATGGTCACCGCGCCGAAGCCGTCGTTGAGGGTGCACGCACCCTCGCACAGACGATCCTGCGGGCACACCCGGCCGCACACTTCCGGCAAGGTGTTGGTCTGGTGCGACAGCTCGGCGGCGGCGAGGATGTTGCCCTCGGCCACCAGCTTCAGCCAGTTCGGAATGAAGTTGTGCACCGGGCACTTCCATTCGCAATACGGGTTACCGCAACCCAGGCAGCGGTGGGCCTGGTCGGCCGAGTGCTGGGGTTTGAAGGGTTCGTAGATTTCCACGAACTCTTTCTTGCGTTGACGCAACAGTTTCTTCTTCGGATCTTTGCGCCCGACATCGATGAACTGGAAGTCGTTATTCAGACGTTCAGCCATGTTAAAACCTC from Pseudomonas yamanorum harbors:
- a CDS encoding FAD-dependent oxidoreductase, with protein sequence MAERLNNDFQFIDVGRKDPKKKLLRQRKKEFVEIYEPFKPQHSADQAHRCLGCGNPYCEWKCPVHNFIPNWLKLVAEGNILAAAELSHQTNTLPEVCGRVCPQDRLCEGACTLNDGFGAVTIGSVEKYITDTAFAMGWRPDMSKVKPTGKRVAIIGAGPAGLGCADVLVRGGVTPVVFDKNPEIGGLLTFGIPEFKLEKTVLSHRREVFTGMGIEFRLNTEIGKDVTMEQLLEEYDAVFMGMGTYTYMKGGFAGEDLPGVYDALDFLIANVNRNLGFEKSPEDFVDMKGKKVVVLGGGDTAMDCNRTSIRQGAKSVTCAYRRDEANMPGSRKEVKNAKEEGVKFLYNRQPIAIVGEDRVEGVKVVETRLGEPDARGRRSPEPIPGSEEIIPADAVVIAFGFRPSPAPWFEQFEIQTDSQGRVVAPEQGQYKHQTSNPKIFAGGDMVRGSDLVVTAIFEGRNAAEGILDYLQV
- the hemE gene encoding uroporphyrinogen decarboxylase — encoded protein: MTALKNDRFLRALLKQPVDVTPVWMMRQAGRYLPEYRASRAHAGDFMSLCMNPEFACEVTMQPLDRYPQLDAAILFSDILTIPDAMGQGLYFETGEGPRFKKVVSTLADIEALPIPDPHKDLGYVMDAVSTIRRELNGRVPLIGFSGSPWTLATYMVEGGSSKDFRKTKAMLYDNPQAMHLLLDKLAQSVTSYLNGQIMAGAQAVQIFDTWGGNLSAAAYQEFSLAYMRKIVSGLIREHEGRKVPVILFTKGGGLWLERIADAGADALGLDWTCDIGEARRRVGSKVALQGNMDPTVLYAKPEAIRTEVGRILASYGKGSGHVFNLGHGITPEVDPEHAGAFLRAVHELSAQYHE
- a CDS encoding MFS transporter — translated: MVAQLNEQYIEKGTPMFMRTVLALFSGGFATFALLYCVQPMMPALSHEFSINAAQSSLILSVATGMLAIGLLITGPISDTFGRKPVMVAALFCAALCTIASGLMPSWEGILLMRALVGLSLSGLAAVAMTYLSEEIHPQHIGLAMGLYIGGNAIGGMSGRLIIGVLIDFVSWHTAMLIIGALALIAATVFWKILPESRNFRASTLHPRSLVDGFTMHFKDAGLPWLFLEAFVLMGAFVTMFNYIGYRLLADPYDLSQAVVGLLSLVYLSGIYSSAKIGSLADRLGRRRVLWGTIVLMLGGIALTLFTPLWLVVPGMLIFTFGFFGAHSVASSWIGRRALKAKGQASSLYLFSYYVGSSIAGTAGGFFWHYAGWNGIGGFIVALLIVALLVALKLAKLPPLQEAKA